GCAGCACGGGAACACGGGGCGGGCGCCGAAGCACCGCTTGGGGGAAGCGGTGCGGGAGCAGATCCTGGAGCTGCGGCGCAAGAAGTACGACGGGTTCAACGACCAGCACTTCACCGAGAAGCTGGGGGACGTGGAAGGGGTCAAGGTCTCTCGGGCCAGCGTGCAGCGGCTGCTGCGCGCGGCGGGCATCGGGCCGCCGCGCCGGCGGCGCGCCCCGAAACACCGCCGGCGCAGAGACCGCAAACCGCAGGCGGGGTTGATGATCCTCTGGGACGGCAGCCGACACGAGTGGCTCGAGGGGCGCGGGCCGATGCTGTGCCTGATGGGAGCGATCGATGACGCGACCGGCGAGCTGCTGCCTGGGGCGTCGTTCGTGGAGCAGGAGTGCGCGGCAGGGTACCTGCGGGTGCTGCGAGCGATCGCGGAGGCGAAAGGACTTCCGTACAGCGCCTACATGGATCGGCACGGGAGCCTGAAGCGCAACGACGCGCACTGGACGCTGGAAGAGGAGTTACGCGGGGTCCAAGACCCGACGCAGGTGGGCCGGGCGCTCGCGGCCTTGGAGATTGAGGTGATCTACGCGCTGTCGCCGCAGGCGAAGGGCCGAGTGGAGCGGCTGTGGGGCACGCTGCAGGATCGGTTGGTCTCCGAGCTCCGGTTGGTGGGGGCCACGACCGTGGAGGAGGCCAATGCCGTGCTGGAGGCCTTTCGGGCGGAGCACAACCAGCGGTTTGCCATTCCCCCGGCCGAGGCCACCCCGGCGTGGCGGCCGGTGCGACGGGGGACCGATCTGAGCCGGATCTGCAGCTTCCAGTACGAGGCGACCGTGCTGAACGACAACACCGTGCGGATCGGCGGCCTGGTCCTCGACATCCCGCCCGGCCCGCGCAAGCGCAGCTATGCGGGGACGCGCGTCGAGGTGCGCCAGCTCCTCGACGGCAGCTGGCGCGTCTACGGCGGCGACACGGTGATCGCCACGGCCGCCGCCACCTCGCCCGGCGCCCTCCGCACGCTCAAGCGCCGGCGGCGGCGGCCGCCGAGCGCCGCCTCGGTGGGGAAAACTCCAGTCGCCCTGCGGGCTCCTTCCGTTTCCCCCACCGACATGATCCCGTCACCACCACGATGAACCCCGGGGGGACGGAATCACTGAGCAGTTGAGGGCGGACAGAATCACTGAGCAGCGACAAGCGATGCCGCGGGCGGTTGACAGGCCGGCCGGCGCAGTCGAGGTGGAGCCAATGGACGCCGCGACCGCCGCGCTCGCCTCCTGGCAGTTGCCCCTCCTGCCGGCCACGCTCGCGGTGCTCGCCGTCCTCCTCTACTGGCGCGGTTGGCGGGCGCTGCGCGCCCAACTGCCGGCGCAGTTCGGAGCCGCCCGCCTGGCGGCCTTCCTCGCCGGCGTGACCACCGTCATCCTGGCCGTCGCCTCGCCGATCGACGCCTTCGCGCCGCTGCTGCTGCGCGTCCACATGCTGCAGCACATCCTCCTCACCATGGTCGCGCCACCCCTGCTCTGGCTGGGCGCGCCGGCGCTGCCGCTCCTGCGCGGACTGCCGCAGGGAGCGGCGAAGCACGGTCTCGGCCCCTTCCTCGCCTGGCCGCCGTTGCTGGCCGCCGGCCGCTTCGTGGTCCACCCGCTGGTGGCGTGGCTGGCGCTGGTGATCGCCACCCTGCTGTGGCACCTCCCCGGCCCCTACCAGCTCGCCCTGCGCGATCCCGACTGGCACCAGTTCGAACACGCCTGCTTCCTCGTCGCCGGCCTGCTGTTCTGGTTCCCGGTCGTGCAGCCCTACCCCAGCCGCGCCCGCTGGCCGCGCTGGGCGATGGTGCCGTATCTCCTCCTCGCCGACGCGCAGAACACCCTGCTCGCGGCCCTTTTCGTCTTCGCCGATCGGCCGCTCTACGCCGCCTACGCCGCGGCGCCGGCGCTCACCGCGCTGGACGCGCGCGGCGATCAGGCGGCCGCCGGCGCGCTGATGTGGGTCGCCGGCTCGGCCACCTATCTCGTCGCCGCGGCGGCGATCGTCATCGGCTGGCTGAACGGCAGCGCCCTGGCGCCGAGGGCGGCACCGCCCCGTCCCCCTCCGGCGCCGCGCCGCCGCCTCGACCTGCTGCGCGTGCCCCGGCTCGGCGCCGCACTGCGTTCGCTGGCGCTGCGCCGCGCCGCCCAGGCCCTGATGCTGCTGCTCGCCGCGGCGGTGATCGCCGACGGCCTGCTCGGACCGCGCATGAGCCCGATGAACCTCGCCGGCGTGCTGCCGTGGACCTATTGGCGCGGCCTGGTCGTCATCGCGCTGCTCGCCGTCGGCAACGTGTTCTGCATGGCGTGCCCGTTCATGCTGCCGCGCGCGCTCGGCCGGCGACTGCTGCCGGGGCGCCGCGCCTGGCCGCGCCGGCTGCGCGGCAAATGGCTGGCGGCGGCCCTGCTCGTCGTCTACCTCTGCGCCTACGAGGCGTTCGCCCTCTGGGACGCCCCGCGTCTGACGGCGGCGATCGCCCTCGCCTACTTCGCCGCCGCGCTGGTGGTCGACGGCATCTTCCGCGGCGCCGCCTTCTGCAAGCACCTCTGCCCCATCGGCCAGTTCCACTTCGTGCACGCCACGGTGTCGCCGTTCACGATCGCCGCGCGCGACCCGGAGACGTGCCGGAGCTGCGCCGGCGCCGACTGCATCCGCGGCACCCCCACGCGGCGCGGCTGCGAGCTCGAGCTCTTCGTTCCCGAGAAGCGCGGCAACCTCGACTGCACCCTCTGCCTCGACTGCGTCCGCGCCTGCCCGCACGACAACGTCGGCCTCCTGGCGGTCGCCCCGGCGGCGGAGCTGGCAACCGACCCGCCGCGCTCCTCGCTGCGGCGACTCTCCGAACGCCCCGACATCGCCGCCCTGGCGCTGCTCTGCGTGTTCGGCGCCTTCGCCAACGCGGCCGGCATGCTCGAGCCGGTGCTGCGCGCCGAGGCCGCCCTCGCCGCGCGACTCGGCCTCGACTCGCCGCTGGCGCTGACGCTCGCCGCGCTGCCGGTGGCGCTGGTCGCGCTCCCGGTCGCGGCGCTGGGATCCGCGGTGGCCATCGGCCACCGCTGGAGCGGCGCCACGGCGACGCCGCGCGCCCTCGCCTGCCGCCTGGCATTGGCGCTGGTCCCGATCGGCCTCGCCATGTGGAGCGCCCACTTCCTCTTCCATTTCGCCACCGGCATCGGCACGGCGGTGCCGGTGGCGCAGCGCGCCCTCGCCGACCTCGGCGTCGCCCTTGGCTCCCCCGACTGGTCGCACGCGGCGGCCATGCACGCGCCCGCCTGGCTCACGCCGCTCGAGCTGCTGCTGCTCGATGCCGGCCTGCTCCTCAGCCTGTCGGTGGGCTGGCGCACCGCCCTCGAGCTCAACCACGGCCGCGGCCGGCCGGCGGTCGCGCTGCACCTGCCGTGGGCGGCGCTGGCGATCGCGCTCTGGGTCGCCGGCGCCTGGATCGTCTTCCAGCCGATGCAGATGCGCGGCATGGTGCACTGACATGCCGCCACCTCGGCGCCGGACGCGCATCGCGCCGGCCGCGCTGCTGCTGGCGGCGCTCCCGCTCGCCGCGCCCGCCGGCGCCGACGGCGGCGCGGTACGCCTCAGCGAGCGCGTCGGCGACCTCGTCATCACGGTCTTCACCTCGCCGACGCCGTTGCGCGCCGGCCCGATCGACGTCAGCGCGCTGCTGCTCGACGGCCGCAGCGGCGACGTCATCGGCGATGCCGGCGTCACCGTCACCCTGCGGAACCCGCAACCGGAGGAGACGATGGTCACCGCCACCGCCAGCCGCGCCCAGGCGACCAACAAGCTGCTCTACGCGGCGCTGCTCGACCTGCCGGCTGCCGGCGCCTGGCGGGTCGAGGTCGCCATCGACCGCGCCGGCCACCCGCCAGCGGCGGTGACGTTCGACGTCGACGCCGCGCCGCCGCTGCCGCCGTGGCGAACCTACTGGCCCTACTTCGCCCTGCCGGCGCTCGCGGTCGCCGTCTACGCGCTGCACCAGTGGCTGGTGCTGCGCCGGCGACCGTGAACGCGCCGCCGGCCGCGGACTGATGCCCGCGCGCCGGCGCGTCCGCCGCCGGCGCTACTGCTGTTGGATCGACTGCAGGTAGCTGGTGATCTCCTGCACCTGGCCGCGCACCTGGGCGCGCGCGTTGGTCGCCTGGCTGCGCTGCCGGGTGAACACCTCGCCCCACACCGGCATCTCGCTCTCGCCGTGGGCGCGCAGCGTCTCGCGCCCGTCGATGATGTTGATCACCCGCAGGGTCGGAAAGGTGCCGCCGTTGTTCTTCGCCAGCACCGTGAGATCCGCCGGCCGCGGCGTCATGAGGCCGCCCACCACCCCGTCCCCCTTGCCGGCCATGCCGTGGCAGGCGCTGCAGTAGCGCCGGTACGCGGCCTCGCCTGGTTTCAGGTCGGCGGCGGAGACGGCGGCCGCGGCGCAGAGGACCGTGGTGATGACGACGGAGACCAACGATGAACGCATGAGCACCCCCTCCCGCGCGGCGTTTAGCGCGCCCCGCTCCGATCGCCAAGGGGTCGCGGGGGTTGTCGCGGGGTTGGAGTCCGCGGCCGCGCGGGGTCTGATATGGTCCCCGCGATGACCGCGGACCCGTTCCACCAGCGGCTCGGCGAGCTCGGCCCGGCGCTGCTCACCGCCCTGTCGGCCTTCGAGGAGGTGCGACGCCACCTCGACCCGCCGCACCTGCCAGCGCTGCGCGAGGCGGCCGGCCCGATCCACGCGCGCCTGCGCGCCGCGCTGGCGGCGTTCACCGCCGCGCCGGTGCCGAGCGGGCTGGACGACTTCGCGAGCCAGATCCGGCAGTCCGCCGAGGCCGCCGACGGCGCCTTCGCGCTCTTCTGCGACGAGGCATCGCCGGCGCAGGCGATCCCCCGCGTCCTCGGCGCCATGCACCAGCACTGCCGCGCCCAGGAGCTGCTGTATCCGCTGCGCCGCGTGCTGCCGCCGGTCGGGCGCTTCTTCCTCGAGCCGGCGCTGCACGACCGCGCCGCCGAGCTCGACCCGGAGCCGCATCCCGAACACCCGACCGGCATCATCGTCGCCCGCCAGAAGGACGGCGCCCGCGGCGGCTTCTCGCTCTACGTGCCCGAGTCCTACGACCCGGCCCGCGACTGGCCGCTGGTCGTCGCCCTGCACGGCGGCAGCGGCAGCGGCGGCGACTTCCTCTGGACCTGGCTCACCGAAGCGCGCAGCCGCGGCTGTCTGCTGCTGGCACCGACATCGCTCGGCTCGACGTGGTCGCTGATGGACGAGGACGTCGACGCGCCGGCGCTGCGCGCCATGGTCGACTACGTGCGCGCCCACTGGCGCGTCGACGACCGCCGCGTGCTCCTCACCGGCCTGTCCGACGGCGCCACCTACACGCTGCTGTGCGGCCTCCGGGACGACATGCCCTTCACCGCGCTCGCCCCAGTCTCGGGCGTCCTGCACCCCGCCAACCTGCTGAACGGCAACCTGGCGCGCGCCGCCGGCCGCCGCGTCTACCTGGTCCACGGGGCGCGCGACTGGATGTTCCCGGTGGCGACGGCACGCATGGCGCACCGCGAGCTGCAGCGCGCCGGCGCCGACGTCACCTACCGCGAGATCGCGGACCTGTCGCACACCTATCCGCGCGAGGAGAACGCCCGCATCCTGGAGTGGTTCGATCCGGCGCTGCGCCTGGCGCCGGCGGACGGCGCGCGACGCTGAGCGCGTCCGCGTCGCGATCCGGGTCGGCGCAGGGTCAGAGGGTCCCGGCGGCCTCCCGCCAGCCCGCGACGTCGAGCCGGTACAGCACGTGCGGCATGCCGGCCCAGATGACGTCGCGTTCGTACGCGAAGCCGACCCGTTGCATGACCGCGCGCGAGGCGACGTTGGTCGGCAGCGTGAAGGCGACCAGGGAACGCTGGCCGAGCACCTCGAAGCCGACGCGCGCGCACTCGCGCGCCAGCTCGGTGGCGAGGCCGCGGCCCCAGAATTGCGGCATCAGCGCGTAGCCGACCTCGACCTCGTCGCCGCCGCCGACCACGACGCGGCGCAGGCCGCCGCGACCGACGAACGCGCCCGTGGCGCGCTCGTGCGCCATCCAGTAGCCGAAGCCGTGCGCGTCCCAGTGCGCCATCAGTTGCGTCAGGATGTCGGCGCTGACCTCGTCGGAGCGCACGCCGCCGAGGGTCGCCATCACCACCGGGTCGCGGTGCATGCGACGGAGCTCGTCGAGATCGGCGGCGGCGATGCGAGTGAGCAGCAGGCGCGCGGTGTGCAGCCGCCCCAGATCGTCGGGCATCGCGCGCCGCGTCACCGCGCCGACGGAAAGCGCGCGCTCCGCTTCTCCTTCAGCGCCGCGATCCCCTCCCGCACGTCGGCTTCCATGAAGTTGAGCATCTCGTAGGCGAGCGAGGTGTCGAAGATCGGCCCGGCGACGCGCAGCCAGCCGTTGAGCGCGCGCTTGGTGAGCCGGACCGCGTTCTGCGGCCCCGCCGCGAGGCGCGCGGCCACGGCCGACGCCCGGTCCATGAGGTCGGCGGCGGGCACGCACAGGCTGACGAGGCCGATGCGCTCCGCCTCGCGTCCGTCCAGGAACTCCGCGGTCATCAGGTAGTACTTCGCCTTCGCCATGCCGCAGAGCAGCGGCCAGATGATGGCGGCGTGGTCGCCGGCGCCGACACCGAGCCGCAGGTGGCCGTCGGTGAGGCGCGCCGTCTCGGCGATGATCGAGATGTCGGCCATCAGCGCCACCGCCAACCCGGCGCCGACCGCGACGCCGTTGATCGCCGAGACGATCGGCTTCTCGAGGTTCACCATGTTGTAGACGATGTCGGCGGCCTCGCGCAGGGTGCGCGACACCGCCGCCGCGTCGCCCGCCATGCCCTCGAGCAGACGGATGTCGCCGCCGGCGGAGAACGCCGTGCCGGCGCCGGTGACGAGCACGACCCGCGCCGCCGGGTCGGCGCCGATGGTCTTCCACACCTCGGCCAGCTCCCAGTGCATGCGCTCGTCGGTGGCGTTGACCGGCGGCCGATCGAGGGTGAGCAGCAGCACGCCGTCGGGGCGCTGCTCGAAACGCAGATGCTGGTAGTCGGGATACTGCACGCGACACTCCCTCCGAGCGGGTTACCTGACAGGCGCACGCGCCGGCGGCAAGGCGCGCCCACCGGCGGCGTCATCCAGCACGCGCGCGCCGCCCAGCGTCCGTCGCGCCGCCAGCGCGCTACTCGGCGCGCGCCGTCAGGGTGTGCGGCAGCGGCGCGTCCGCCATCCAGCGCGTCGCGCCCGCCTTGCTCAGGCGGCCGAGCAGCATCTGGGTCGTCGGCTCGATGCGATCGAGGAACGGCTTCGGGTAGAGCCCGATCCAGAAGACCAGGATCAGAATCGGCGCCAGCGCCAGCACCTCGCGCGCCGACAGATCCTTCAGCGTCCGGTTCACGGCGTTCGTCACCGGGCCGAAGAAGACGTGCTTGTAGAGGGTCAGCATGTAGGCCGCGCCGAGCACGACGCCGAGGACGCCGATGCCGCCCGCCAGGGGATGGGCGCGGAAGGCGCCGAGCAGGATCAGGAACTCGCCGACGAAGCCGTTGGTGCCCGGCAGGCCGATCGACGACAGCGTGATGACCAGGAACAGCGCCGCGAATACCGGCATGATGCTCCACAGGCCGCCGTACTCGTCGATCATGCGGGTATGACGGCGATGGTAGATGTAGCCGACGAGGATGAACAGCGCCCCGGTCGAGAGGCCGTGGTTGATCATCTGCAGGACGCTGCCGGTGACGCCGACGTTGTTGAAGGCGTATAGGCCGAGCATCACGAAGCCCATGTGGCTGACCGAGGAGTAGGCGACCAACCGCTTCATGTCCGGCTGCAACAGCGCCACCATGGCGCCGTAGACGATGCCGACGACCGCCAGGGTCATGATCACCGGGAACGCCTGCTCGGCAGCGTGCGGGAACATCGGCAGCGAGAAGCGGAGGAAGGCGTAGCAGCCCATCTTCAGCAGCACGCCGGCCAGGTCGACCGAGCCGCCGGTCGGC
This is a stretch of genomic DNA from bacterium. It encodes these proteins:
- a CDS encoding GNAT family N-acetyltransferase; translation: MPDDLGRLHTARLLLTRIAAADLDELRRMHRDPVVMATLGGVRSDEVSADILTQLMAHWDAHGFGYWMAHERATGAFVGRGGLRRVVVGGGDEVEVGYALMPQFWGRGLATELARECARVGFEVLGQRSLVAFTLPTNVASRAVMQRVGFAYERDVIWAGMPHVLYRLDVAGWREAAGTL
- a CDS encoding ISNCY family transposase, translated to MSKRQWKRLDAVERIERGALTVGEAAEVLGLSKRQVRRLRRAVGRRGAKGVQHGNTGRAPKHRLGEAVREQILELRRKKYDGFNDQHFTEKLGDVEGVKVSRASVQRLLRAAGIGPPRRRRAPKHRRRRDRKPQAGLMILWDGSRHEWLEGRGPMLCLMGAIDDATGELLPGASFVEQECAAGYLRVLRAIAEAKGLPYSAYMDRHGSLKRNDAHWTLEEELRGVQDPTQVGRALAALEIEVIYALSPQAKGRVERLWGTLQDRLVSELRLVGATTVEEANAVLEAFRAEHNQRFAIPPAEATPAWRPVRRGTDLSRICSFQYEATVLNDNTVRIGGLVLDIPPGPRKRSYAGTRVEVRQLLDGSWRVYGGDTVIATAAATSPGALRTLKRRRRRPPSAASVGKTPVALRAPSVSPTDMIPSPPR
- a CDS encoding cytochrome c oxidase assembly protein → MDAATAALASWQLPLLPATLAVLAVLLYWRGWRALRAQLPAQFGAARLAAFLAGVTTVILAVASPIDAFAPLLLRVHMLQHILLTMVAPPLLWLGAPALPLLRGLPQGAAKHGLGPFLAWPPLLAAGRFVVHPLVAWLALVIATLLWHLPGPYQLALRDPDWHQFEHACFLVAGLLFWFPVVQPYPSRARWPRWAMVPYLLLADAQNTLLAALFVFADRPLYAAYAAAPALTALDARGDQAAAGALMWVAGSATYLVAAAAIVIGWLNGSALAPRAAPPRPPPAPRRRLDLLRVPRLGAALRSLALRRAAQALMLLLAAAVIADGLLGPRMSPMNLAGVLPWTYWRGLVVIALLAVGNVFCMACPFMLPRALGRRLLPGRRAWPRRLRGKWLAAALLVVYLCAYEAFALWDAPRLTAAIALAYFAAALVVDGIFRGAAFCKHLCPIGQFHFVHATVSPFTIAARDPETCRSCAGADCIRGTPTRRGCELELFVPEKRGNLDCTLCLDCVRACPHDNVGLLAVAPAAELATDPPRSSLRRLSERPDIAALALLCVFGAFANAAGMLEPVLRAEAALAARLGLDSPLALTLAALPVALVALPVAALGSAVAIGHRWSGATATPRALACRLALALVPIGLAMWSAHFLFHFATGIGTAVPVAQRALADLGVALGSPDWSHAAAMHAPAWLTPLELLLLDAGLLLSLSVGWRTALELNHGRGRPAVALHLPWAALAIALWVAGAWIVFQPMQMRGMVH
- a CDS encoding NADH-quinone oxidoreductase subunit M — encoded protein: MPILSLIIFTPIVGALLVGLLPGEPLQIPRRAAFAFSLIPFLLSLVMLGMFQPGVGELQLTEKASWIPSLGVSYSLGVDGFSLWLVVLTTLLTPSIILAAWGDIEKYCKHFMMLILALEGMMLGALLSVDLFLFFLFWELMLFPMFFVIGVWGGPNRRYATIKFVLFTMSGSALMLAGMIYLVLRHAQSHPLTFDIVTLYSVDLSELEQVLLFAAFTLAFMIKVPMVPLHTWLPDAHTEAPTGGSVDLAGVLLKMGCYAFLRFSLPMFPHAAEQAFPVIMTLAVVGIVYGAMVALLQPDMKRLVAYSSVSHMGFVMLGLYAFNNVGVTGSVLQMINHGLSTGALFILVGYIYHRRHTRMIDEYGGLWSIMPVFAALFLVITLSSIGLPGTNGFVGEFLILLGAFRAHPLAGGIGVLGVVLGAAYMLTLYKHVFFGPVTNAVNRTLKDLSAREVLALAPILILVFWIGLYPKPFLDRIEPTTQMLLGRLSKAGATRWMADAPLPHTLTARAE
- a CDS encoding cytochrome c; translation: MRSSLVSVVITTVLCAAAAVSAADLKPGEAAYRRYCSACHGMAGKGDGVVGGLMTPRPADLTVLAKNNGGTFPTLRVINIIDGRETLRAHGESEMPVWGEVFTRQRSQATNARAQVRGQVQEITSYLQSIQQQ
- a CDS encoding phospholipase, with product MTADPFHQRLGELGPALLTALSAFEEVRRHLDPPHLPALREAAGPIHARLRAALAAFTAAPVPSGLDDFASQIRQSAEAADGAFALFCDEASPAQAIPRVLGAMHQHCRAQELLYPLRRVLPPVGRFFLEPALHDRAAELDPEPHPEHPTGIIVARQKDGARGGFSLYVPESYDPARDWPLVVALHGGSGSGGDFLWTWLTEARSRGCLLLAPTSLGSTWSLMDEDVDAPALRAMVDYVRAHWRVDDRRVLLTGLSDGATYTLLCGLRDDMPFTALAPVSGVLHPANLLNGNLARAAGRRVYLVHGARDWMFPVATARMAHRELQRAGADVTYREIADLSHTYPREENARILEWFDPALRLAPADGARR
- a CDS encoding enoyl-CoA hydratase/isomerase family protein, producing MQYPDYQHLRFEQRPDGVLLLTLDRPPVNATDERMHWELAEVWKTIGADPAARVVLVTGAGTAFSAGGDIRLLEGMAGDAAAVSRTLREAADIVYNMVNLEKPIVSAINGVAVGAGLAVALMADISIIAETARLTDGHLRLGVGAGDHAAIIWPLLCGMAKAKYYLMTAEFLDGREAERIGLVSLCVPAADLMDRASAVAARLAAGPQNAVRLTKRALNGWLRVAGPIFDTSLAYEMLNFMEADVREGIAALKEKRSARFPSAR